One Solanum lycopersicum chromosome 2, SLM_r2.1 genomic region harbors:
- the LOC101265092 gene encoding uncharacterized protein At4g19900, translated as MKKETFLNFQEKTMDGVIKRRSLYAIGSCFLLFLLAYNSSTVFYVQVPVPGNSSPEISSFLTENVARKSRKLVSLSTSAKRSSSAIYAVKEETPLVKPNTRLIISRKNPNMVGFSYDSEAYQPRRRKKKKSLVKGDRINVFSMRMKEFFGSKASNSSCKFRFFMTWISSIESFGERELFAVESLFKAHPNGCLVIMSTSMDSPRGMQVLNPFLEKGLRATAISPDFMYLFKNTIAQAWIDNLMKGNIDPGEVSLGQNLSNLLRLGLLYKFGGIYLDTDVIVLKSFGKLRNVIGAQTIDVETRNWSRLNNAVMIFDKRHPLLYKFIEEFALTFDGNKWGHNGPYLVSRVVSRVSGRDGYNFTVLPPMAFYPVDWNRIGSLFLGPRNETQSKWLLLKLQQIQSGSLAVHLWNKQSRELEVEEGSIIQHIMSDCCVFCNSYSSKL; from the coding sequence GCTTACAACAGTTCCACTGTGTTCTATGTTCAAGTCCCTGTTCCAGGGAACTCTTCGCCGGAGATTTCAAGTTTTTTAACTGAAAATGTCGCCAGAAAATCAAGAAAGTTGGTTTCTTTATCTACTTCAGCTAAACGTTCATCCTCTGCGATATATGCTGTAAAAGAAGAAACCCCACTTGTAAAGCCGAACACCCGGTTGATAATTTCCCGGAAAAATCCAAACATGGTGGGTTTTTCATATGATTCAGAGGCTTATCAACctagaagaaggaaaaagaagaagtcTTTGGTGAAAGGGGACAGAATCAATGTGTTTTCAATGAGAATGAAGGAGTTTTTTGGTTCTAAAGCATCCAATTCTTCTTGTAAGTTTCGATTTTTCATGACTTGGATTTCTTCCATTGAATCTTTTGGTGAAAGGGAACTGTTTGCTGTGGAGAGTCTGTTTAAGGCACACCCAAATGGCTGTTTGGTCATTATGTCTACTTCAATGGATTCTCCAAGAGGAATGCAAGTTTTAAACCCTTTCTTGGAGAAAGGATTAAGGGCAACTGCAATATCACCTGATTTTATGTACTTGTTTAAAAATACTATTGCTCAAGCCTGGATTGATAACTTAATGAAGGGTAATATAGACCCAGGGGAAGTTTCTTTAGGTCAGAATCTCTCAAATTTGTTAAGACTTGGTTTACTGTATAAGTTTGGTGGGATTTATTTAGATACTGATGTTATAGTGTTGAAGAGTTTTGGGAAGCTAAGGAATGTTATTGGGGCTCAAACTATTGATGTTGAAACAAGAAATTGGAGTAGGTTAAATAATGCTGTAATGATTTTTGACAAGAGGCATCCTTTGTTGTACAAGTTTATTGAAGAATTTGCACTTACATTTGATGGGAACAAATGGGGTCATAATGGTCCTTATTTGGTTTCAAGGGTTGTGTCAAGGGTAAGTGGAAGAGATGGATACAATTTCACTGTTTTGCCCCCAATGGCTTTTTATCCAGTTGATTGGAATAGGATTGGTAGTCTATTTCTTGGGCCGAGGAACGAGACTCAGTCGAAATGGTTGCTCTTGAAACTCCAGCAAATTCAGAGTGGAAGTTTGGCAGTGCATCTTTGGAACAAGCAAAGTAGAGAACTTGAGGTTGAAGAAGGAAGCATAATTCAACATATAATGTCAGATTGTTGTGTTTTCTGCAATTCTTACTCATCAAAGTTGTAA